The Acinetobacter defluvii genome includes a region encoding these proteins:
- a CDS encoding pilus assembly FimT family protein: MRFVRGFTLIELMVTIAVLAVIAMMAAPSFGNLVARKQLDTLTQELVLLFGEARGQAISLRKNITIKLDCPKNDKQELVCSSNTATSFTWISKNPDIQLTSDPIDVVFSGLGSAKQRTKTIPNPNYDKDALTDLTKTPPINPKTIEEVVPLAFTLCNVELGENRTILIAQNGTVEGISKGACS, translated from the coding sequence ATGCGATTTGTCAGAGGATTTACACTTATCGAATTGATGGTGACTATTGCTGTATTGGCTGTGATTGCGATGATGGCTGCACCGAGCTTTGGTAATTTAGTCGCAAGAAAACAGCTGGATACATTAACACAAGAACTAGTGCTGCTGTTTGGGGAAGCACGCGGTCAGGCAATATCTCTGCGTAAAAATATAACCATTAAATTAGACTGCCCTAAAAATGATAAGCAAGAATTAGTATGTTCATCAAATACAGCAACAAGCTTTACTTGGATTTCAAAAAATCCTGATATTCAGCTTACTAGCGATCCTATTGATGTGGTTTTTTCTGGACTTGGTAGTGCGAAGCAGCGTACTAAAACGATACCAAACCCAAATTATGATAAGGATGCTCTAACTGATTTAACAAAAACTCCGCCCATAAATCCTAAAACAATAGAAGAAGTTGTGCCTTTGGCTTTTACATTATGCAATGTAGAGCTTGGTGAAAACCGGACAATTTTAATTGCACAGAATGGCACTGTTGAAGGGATTAGCAAGGGGGCATGCTCGTGA
- the pilV gene encoding type IV pilus modification protein PilV: MLVNHNDQKGIGLIEVLVALVILALGVLGFAALQLRALDAAQEATEQTVAMSTARDLAERMRINRGALENYKTAINTKSTVDTCVGVNNLTKPKKIALPKCNEGNFAQQDVGEVLAKATNNGQTIIVEDCVASELNCIYVAWGKTVISVDDLSACIDMTTGTYVVNSKCLVMEAF; this comes from the coding sequence ATGCTCGTGAACCATAATGATCAAAAAGGTATCGGCTTAATAGAAGTCCTTGTTGCTTTAGTGATTCTTGCATTAGGTGTGTTAGGTTTTGCTGCATTACAACTTAGAGCATTGGATGCTGCTCAAGAAGCGACTGAACAAACGGTTGCAATGAGTACAGCACGAGATCTTGCAGAACGTATGCGAATCAATCGTGGGGCTTTGGAAAACTATAAAACAGCAATAAATACTAAATCTACAGTGGATACTTGTGTTGGGGTAAACAATCTGACTAAACCAAAAAAAATAGCGCTACCAAAATGTAATGAAGGAAATTTTGCTCAACAAGATGTAGGTGAGGTTTTGGCTAAAGCCACAAATAATGGGCAAACGATCATTGTTGAAGATTGTGTGGCAAGTGAATTGAATTGTATTTATGTGGCTTGGGGGAAGACGGTTATTTCTGTCGATGATCTAAGTGCGTGCATAGATATGACGACAGGCACTTATGTCGTGAACTCAAAATGCTTAGTTATGGAGGCTT